The genomic region AgataaatctattatccttttAGACCCGAGTATAAATAAAGGAATTGGATTATCTTATCCAATATTTATGTATATTATAATTAccaaatatataaattaataataccATCCCCACCTAAAAAACAATAATTACATCTCGTGGGGGGTAAGGACAGACAGATCTGACCATGCGTCAGATTTGGTCTACCACTATTTAAGAAATTAAGAATGACTGTCATATGTGTtgtagtctatattaatattactactgaTATTTTGCATTCAATCCTTATTAGACTTcctatatattaagcatacatattaaacaCATCTCTGTTCATTGTTGTTATAAATCTAGTGTGACACGTTAATATATACCATGTATTTTATGAAGTTATTGgtgaggaatatatatatatatatatatatatatatatatatatatatatatatatatatatatatatatatatatatattcatgataTAATATGACTGATTATTATTTCTTATGTTTGATTCGATATCATCCTTCTgtgccattaatatttcatttGGTTAGAGTTTAGCATAACTTACTTGGGCGTTCTATTTCATGTTCTTTTACCTCCGATGTTGCGATTGGTTGGTGAATCCTCCCCCCCTCGGCTATCGCTTGGTGTGGTTCATTAATATTTCTTCATTGGGGTTGAAAGGTTGTGACTTTCCCCGAAACTAGTGGCTGATGGAAAAGAGACGTGTCCCTTTTACAATTCATATACCTCTTCAAAGATAAATCACTCCTTTAGTTTAGTGCCATTAACTCTAATTAATCCTTAATGTTATTGTGGAGACGTATTAATTTGGATGTCGATCCAATGTTCATTAATCGCTTTTGATTATCTTGGACGCTGTCTATGTTCAGATTCCTTCCATTTTAGTTGgcttaataaatattatatttattattaattaattaatttatattattatagttttattatttatttttatttgactaTTTCaggaatattattagtaataaatattaatagatattaattaaataatacatttaataaataaataaatttcaaatagtaattcgttgttattattatattaattaataataataattacttcatttaggatatatatatatatatatatatatatatatatatatatatatatatatatatatatatatatatatatatatatatatatatatatatatatatatatatataacgatgaaggaggggacatgacaccaCTCTATAGGACAGGGAACCACCTCAATAGGAGCTGAAAGGACAGAGAACATCAGCTGAAAGAGTTGGGTTTCAAACCTCAAAACATAGTCCAACAACCAAATAACCATCTCATAATGCTTAGCTGGATagaagggttttgaaaaggctcccaaaaccttgagCTGAAAGAGAGGCCCGAACCAGTAGACTCCATGCCGACAAGCTCCACCaaaatctccacctctataggagaagagGGAAAAAAACCCAATAGCAAGGAGAAAGACACAAAAGCACACCCAACCTCAAGAATCAGGGCATCCAATACCCCAAGCAAGAGCCATCCCACAAAATTCAACCCACAActcttcccctctatagaagaatggtccacctcaataggacattCTGAGAGAAATGAACAAAAGGCACCTTGAAAAGCACCAGAGAACCTCCTGAAATGTATAGAACAAGAAATGCACTCACAGTCTACAAGAGGAAACTTTGAAAAGTCACACCAAAATGGCACAAGGACCTCCCACACAGAGACCCCCTACAACACCAGATCCTTCCCAAAGGGGCAATAGACAACCCAAGGGGAGAGGGGAATCCGAAAACCCAGAGAAGAACCATTCCCTTGAAACTCCACCCAGGTCCCAAACAACCCCCTCACTCCAAGGCTCAACCGGGTGAACACGAACAACTAACAGAGCGAAGACAACATCTGTCGCAACCGCCACAAACACCTCCCTGTGCTGCACAACAACCACAAACAACAAATCCCCCTCACACTCCCACGAAGTCCGCAAACAAAACCCAACATCGAGGGTCCTGCAAGCTGCCGAGGAGGGAGGGAAAGGGAAAGCCTCCCTTTGCAGCACAAAGACCGCATCAACATCAAAGAATGACACAGGGGTCAACACAACAACCAAGCACCCTTTAGCAACACTGTCAACAATCAAAATCACCTCTGTCGCCACCGTAACACCCCATCTGTAGCCGCTAACCATAATCTTCTCTCCAAACAAACACCCACAAACAACAAAATAGATGGCTGAGAAATGGGGATATGGAAACCAGAGCAGAGAAAATAGAGGGGGAAGAGAGGAGTAAGCGTTCTCCTCACCATCGCCATCCCCTTCCCCTGATTCATCTGCCTCCCCAATAGAAATCCTAACCTCGCTCCTCCTGACGCTCCCACTCGCCATTTCTcattattatgttgttgttatttattaatttattattataaatattagtactatattattaataacattattttattatcaaaCTTTTATGTTATTAAATTGCATGAGGATAACTAAAACAATAttgttaatttatatattttatattatatatgtttatttatttatataatataaaactTAAAAAAATCTAGATATAGATTATAAAATGTTTGTTTATTAgttgtgtaaaataaatttgaaaacatAATTTAAACATGCTAAAGATTATGTTAATTTACATAGAACTTTGCCTAAAAGAAATCATTAAGATTGATGAAATCCGTTAATAAAATTAAAGTTTTTAAgtaaattagattgaagaaaaataatttttacaattttaaaatttataaatcatgcatcttaactttataaaaattgaaaaaaaaatgaaaaaaaacaactTACAATTCTAATTGGTGTAGAGGCAATTGACCAAAATTGAGTGATCAACAAGTATTAATAATCTAAGGAAAGTGAAACGTAACAAAAAATACTAATAATCTAAGTGAAACGTAACAAGAAGTACTAATAATCTGACCAAAGTGAAACCAAAACTCGAAAGACGGACATAGATGCATGAATTTCCACCATCACAAATATTTTTTAAAGTTTTGAGACTTTTTATAATAACAGTAAAAACAAAACCTATGTATATGAAGCAGAAGCAACTACCTAGGTAAACAATGCTAAAGATGTAACACTGAACCCGCAGTCCTGACAATTCACAAACACGATAGAAACAAATAGCTGAAAAAACGCAGGATTTTATATAAGGGGTCGGTGGTGGTTTGAACTGCATATTTTCCTTACAGCCCCAGATTATCAATCCAGATTGTTTTCACCAGATCTTCGCTCCTTACCCAGGTATTTTTACATGTTTGCTGTTGCTAGCCTTGGCATTCGAACTAAATGTATAAATCTGCTGTAAATGCACCCCGATAATCCAGTTTTTCAGAAGTATTTTCTAGAATTGGTTTTATTAGAAGAATATTGCTCTTGCTGCTTACATGGAAGGCCATCGAGCCATTAACTTTCCCTCTTTTCCTGCAATACCTTGGTTGCTGTTCCTGTATGCCTGAAATGATTTACATGTGGTCTCAGGCATGTTGTTACTGATTAAAAATACCAGTATCCATTCATTAGCTGGGCTCTAGCTTGGGGTACGGATTCTTTAAGGTCCATCATGTGTGGGTTTGATTTTTctccatttatttttgttgttctGCTCCGTCAATCAATTTAGTTTTCATTTAGAAATGTGTGTAGAGTGTGTGGGGATGTATTTTAGATCACCACATAATCCATGGTGTTTGCGCGTGTATCCCAAGCTTCCATTTAATCTATATTATTATTACAGCATTTTCATAAGCATTCGTTCTACATTATACCCCTGGAAGCTTGAAGACACCTATTTCAATCAAATTTATTTTGCATATGAGGATGTTATTTAGATTTCCATGCTAACAGTTATAAGAAACACAGTTAATAGTTATGGGTTTTAGTCGAGATTTGCTCATGATTGAAAGTTAAATTATGCACATAGACATACCATTCCCAAAGGTAATTTATTTCTAGAATCTATTATTGCATGTTAGTTTGACCTCCCAACTGAGTGAGCCACAAGATTGGAGCACATAattaagttttcatttttgaaCTCAGTCAGGTGATGATTGGTTCGTGTGGACAACCAGCAAACCTGGAAGATATCTTTGAATCTGTGGTAAATCTTGAACAGCAACATATTCAGCAAGGGTACAATGAGGGTTTTAAAGAAGGAATAGAGCTGGGAAAAGTAGAAGGAAGAGATGTGGGTTTGAAACATGGTTTTGAAGTAGGGGAAGAATTGGGCTTTTACAGGGGTTGTATCAATGTATGGAAAGCCGCTCTTGAGATTGAACCAACTGTATTCTCGACAAGGGTTCACAAGCAGATAAAACAGCTAGAGGAATTGGTAGATAAATACCCAGTTCTTGAACCAGAAAATGAGTCTGTTCAAGATATTTTAGAATCCATGAGAACAAAATTCAAAGCCATCTCAGCAACACTGTCGGGCAATCTTGAATATGAAGGATATCCAAAGAGTAACAATACTGAATTTTGAGTGCGTATAAAATATCTTCTTCATATGTTTCACACATGCTTCTTCAGGAAACTATGGATTGCTATTTTGCCTGTTCAAAACAACAACGTTGTTCTTTCAAAAATGATTTGAGACCTATTTATTCTTGTTATAAGTTGGGGAAATTTAGCACTAAACATTCAGGTGGACATTTACCAAACATTTTAAATATTTGGTGCAAGGCAAAGCAAGTGAGTCTGAAACAGGTCACCCAGCTTGAGCCAGAACCTGTTCTTCAATCTGTAACAGCCTTTGCTCCTGCAACAATAGCTAATCTTGGACCAGGGTTTGATTTTCTTGGTTGTGCTGTTGAAGGCTTAGGGGATCATGTTAGTGTAGAGGTGAATGAAGGGATAGAGCCTGGCAAAATTGTGATCTCTTCGATATATGGTGACAACAATAGACTTAGTCATGATCCAGTGAAAAATTGTGCCGGGATTGCAGCCAAAGCAACCATGGAATTGCTTGGAATCCATTCTGTAGGCTTGTCACTTTCTCTTCACAAAGGTCTGCCGTTGGGAAGCGGGCTTGGCTCGAGTGCAGCTAGTGCAGCAGCAGCTGCAATAGCAGTGAATGCCTTATTTGGGAGTAAATTAACAAAAGAAGACCTCGTTGTGGCTGGATTGGAATCAGAAGCAGCTGTAAGTGGCTATCATGCAGACAATGTTGCTCCTTCTTTGATGGGTGGTTTTGTTCTTGTTCGGAGCTATAGTCCACTTGATCTTATCTCCCTTCCATTCCCCAATGATAAAGAGCTCTTCTTTGTGCTTGTGACTCCTGCTTTTGAAGCCCCAACAAAAGAAATGCGAGCAGTGCTTCCAACAGAAATTACTATGAAGGATCACATATTAAATTGTAGCCAGGCAGCAGCTCTTATTGCAGCTGTCCTTCAGGGGGATCCTTGTCTTCTGGGAGCTGCACTATCATCAGATTCTATAGTTGAACCCAGAAGGGCCCCCCTAATTCCAGGAATGTTGGCAGTGAAGGAAGCTGCTCTTGAAACAGGTGCATTTGGATGCACTATAAGTGGAGCTGGGCCTACTGCTGTAGCTGTTACAGACTCTCTGGAAAAAGGAAAGGCTATTGCTGAAGCTATGGTGGATATGTTCCTAATGAAAGGGAAACTAAAAGCCTCTGCATCAGTTGAGAAGCTTGATAGAACTGGTGCACG from Cryptomeria japonica chromosome 3, Sugi_1.0, whole genome shotgun sequence harbors:
- the LOC131049627 gene encoding uncharacterized protein LOC131049627, producing the protein MIGSCGQPANLEDIFESVVNLEQQHIQQGYNEGFKEGIELGKVEGRDVGLKHGFEVGEELGFYRGCINVWKAALEIEPTVFSTRVHKQIKQLEELVDKYPVLEPENESVQDILESMRTKFKAISATLSGNLEYEGYPKSNNTEF
- the LOC131060525 gene encoding homoserine kinase, which produces MLLQETMDCYFACSKQQRCSFKNDLRPIYSCYKLGKFSTKHSGGHLPNILNIWCKAKQVSLKQVTQLEPEPVLQSVTAFAPATIANLGPGFDFLGCAVEGLGDHVSVEVNEGIEPGKIVISSIYGDNNRLSHDPVKNCAGIAAKATMELLGIHSVGLSLSLHKGLPLGSGLGSSAASAAAAAIAVNALFGSKLTKEDLVVAGLESEAAVSGYHADNVAPSLMGGFVLVRSYSPLDLISLPFPNDKELFFVLVTPAFEAPTKEMRAVLPTEITMKDHILNCSQAAALIAAVLQGDPCLLGAALSSDSIVEPRRAPLIPGMLAVKEAALETGAFGCTISGAGPTAVAVTDSLEKGKAIAEAMVDMFLMKGKLKASASVEKLDRTGARVV